A window from Leifsonia shinshuensis encodes these proteins:
- a CDS encoding carbohydrate ABC transporter permease, which translates to MRETVSSHIFRWVVIAFLTIFTVVPLWVMVTSSMKPLSEVQAAFTWIPRNITFQPFIDMWSTVPLASYFVNSLIVSSAATLISLVIAVFAAYAVSRYRFKGRNVFTTTVLSTQMFPGVLFLLPLFLIFVNINQATGIQLVGTRWGLIITYFTFVLPFSIWMLAGYFDGIPRDLDEAAKVDGSGPMGALWHVVLPAARPGLIAVAIYSFMTSWGEVLFASVMTTDENRTLAVGLQLYSTQTNVYWNQIMAASLVVSIPIVVAFLLLQRNFVAGLTAGAVK; encoded by the coding sequence ATGCGTGAGACCGTCTCTTCCCACATCTTCCGCTGGGTCGTCATCGCCTTCCTGACGATCTTCACGGTCGTCCCGCTCTGGGTCATGGTGACGTCGTCGATGAAGCCGCTGTCCGAGGTGCAGGCCGCATTCACCTGGATCCCGCGGAACATCACCTTCCAGCCGTTCATCGACATGTGGTCGACCGTGCCGCTCGCGTCGTACTTCGTGAACTCGCTCATCGTGTCCAGCGCCGCGACGCTGATCTCGCTGGTGATCGCGGTGTTCGCCGCCTACGCGGTCTCTCGCTACCGGTTCAAGGGCCGCAACGTCTTCACGACCACGGTGCTGTCGACGCAGATGTTCCCGGGTGTGCTGTTCCTGCTCCCGCTGTTCCTGATCTTCGTGAACATCAACCAGGCGACCGGAATCCAGCTGGTCGGCACCCGCTGGGGCCTCATCATCACGTACTTCACGTTCGTGCTGCCCTTCTCGATCTGGATGCTCGCCGGCTACTTCGACGGCATCCCGCGCGACCTGGATGAGGCGGCGAAGGTGGACGGCTCAGGCCCGATGGGCGCGCTGTGGCACGTCGTGCTCCCTGCCGCGCGGCCGGGTCTCATCGCGGTGGCGATCTACTCGTTCATGACGAGCTGGGGCGAGGTGCTGTTCGCGTCGGTGATGACGACCGATGAGAACCGGACGCTCGCCGTCGGACTGCAGCTGTACTCCACGCAGACGAACGTCTACTGGAACCAGATCATGGCCGCCTCCCTCGTGGTGTCCATCCCGATCGTCGTGGCGTTCCTGCTGCTGCAGCGCAACTTCGTGGCGGGACTCACCGCCGGCGCGGTCAAGTGA
- a CDS encoding sugar ABC transporter permease — protein MSTTTDVRGPAQTVPAAAAPPAPKRRRPKGWWLPFILLVPAVVFELFIHVIPMLTGIWISFLQLTKFYIANWGEAPFVGLKNYAVALDFSGSVGAGLLHSFMVTVGFTILVVGLSWVLGMAAAVALQGRFRGRAFFRTLFLVPYALPLYAGIITWKFMFQKDTGAINNFFFDTLGFSGDKPFWLIGNNAFWAIVIVAIWRLWPFAFLMLMAGLQSIPAEVYEASAVDGAKPFRQWRAITLPMLRPVNSVLLLVMFLWTFNDFNTPYVLFGSTAQPASGDLISFHIYNASFLTWNFGSGAAMSVLLLIFLLIVTGIYLLAVNRRNRDA, from the coding sequence ATGTCGACGACGACAGACGTCCGAGGCCCCGCACAGACCGTGCCGGCGGCCGCCGCCCCGCCCGCGCCCAAGCGCCGACGCCCGAAGGGATGGTGGCTGCCGTTCATCCTGCTGGTGCCGGCCGTCGTCTTCGAGCTGTTCATCCACGTCATCCCGATGCTCACCGGCATCTGGATCAGCTTCCTCCAGCTCACCAAGTTCTACATCGCCAACTGGGGCGAGGCGCCGTTCGTCGGGCTCAAGAACTACGCGGTCGCCCTGGACTTCAGCGGCTCCGTCGGTGCCGGCCTGCTGCACTCGTTCATGGTCACCGTCGGCTTCACCATCCTGGTGGTCGGCCTCTCCTGGGTGCTCGGGATGGCCGCGGCCGTCGCACTGCAGGGCCGGTTCCGGGGGCGTGCATTCTTCCGCACCCTGTTCCTGGTGCCCTACGCCCTGCCGCTCTACGCCGGCATCATCACCTGGAAGTTCATGTTCCAGAAGGACACCGGCGCGATCAACAACTTCTTCTTCGACACCCTCGGGTTCTCGGGCGACAAACCCTTCTGGCTGATCGGGAACAACGCCTTCTGGGCGATCGTCATCGTCGCCATCTGGCGGCTCTGGCCCTTCGCCTTCCTGATGCTGATGGCCGGCCTCCAGTCGATCCCGGCCGAGGTCTATGAGGCCTCCGCGGTCGACGGGGCGAAGCCGTTCCGCCAGTGGCGGGCGATCACCCTCCCGATGCTGCGCCCGGTCAACTCGGTGCTGCTCCTGGTGATGTTCCTCTGGACCTTCAACGACTTCAACACGCCGTACGTGCTGTTCGGGAGCACCGCGCAGCCGGCGTCCGGAGACCTGATCTCCTTTCACATCTACAACGCCTCGTTCCTGACGTGGAACTTCGGCTCGGGAGCCGCGATGAGCGTGCTGCTGCTGATCTTCCTGCTGATCGTCACCGGAATCTACCTGCTCGCCGTGAATCGGAGGAACCGCGATGCGTGA
- a CDS encoding sugar ABC transporter substrate-binding protein: protein MRKRAIAAAAVAAAVSLVVAGCSSSGSGSSASGSTITYWASNQGTSLDNDKQVLTPVLDEFTKESGVKVKLEVIGWNDLQTRIQTAVTSGQGPDVLNIGNTWAASLQATGAFLPYDDANMKAIGGSDKFVPTALKTGGQEGKPVTSVPLYGLAYGLYYNKKMFSDAGVQPPTNWEELVAAAKKLTNGTTYGFSLAAGSYTENVHFAFINASQNGGEWFDSKGNPTFTSQANVDGIKRYLDLMQSDKVVNPSNAQYDNGVQAVNDFATGKVGMILSQNNADASIVSNGMKSDQYGVVPFPAPAGAKQIATFPAGINLSIFKNTKNKDAALKFVKYMTSESTQSKLAKPYATLPVLDGVKPTFTDNAEEAATFQKIYNDMSKPLPLVPAEDQFENTVGKAMNDMFAKIATGSTVSASDIKSAMQNAQDQVKQSMGG, encoded by the coding sequence ATGAGGAAACGCGCCATCGCCGCGGCGGCGGTCGCCGCAGCGGTCTCGCTCGTGGTCGCGGGCTGCAGCAGCTCGGGATCGGGATCGTCCGCCAGCGGCTCGACGATCACCTACTGGGCGAGCAACCAGGGGACCAGCCTCGATAACGACAAGCAGGTCCTCACCCCGGTGCTCGACGAGTTCACCAAGGAGAGCGGCGTCAAGGTCAAGCTCGAGGTCATCGGCTGGAACGACCTGCAGACCCGCATCCAGACGGCCGTCACCTCCGGCCAGGGTCCGGATGTGCTCAACATCGGCAACACCTGGGCCGCGTCCCTGCAGGCGACCGGCGCGTTCCTGCCCTACGACGACGCCAACATGAAGGCGATCGGCGGCAGCGACAAGTTCGTCCCGACGGCGCTGAAGACCGGCGGCCAGGAGGGCAAGCCCGTCACCAGCGTCCCGCTGTACGGCCTCGCCTACGGCCTGTACTACAACAAGAAGATGTTCAGCGACGCCGGCGTGCAGCCGCCGACGAACTGGGAGGAGCTGGTCGCCGCAGCCAAGAAGCTGACCAACGGCACCACCTACGGCTTCTCGCTCGCCGCGGGCAGCTACACCGAGAACGTCCACTTCGCCTTCATCAACGCGTCGCAGAACGGCGGCGAGTGGTTCGACAGCAAGGGCAACCCGACGTTCACCAGCCAGGCCAACGTCGACGGCATCAAGCGCTACCTCGACCTGATGCAGTCCGACAAGGTCGTCAACCCGTCGAACGCGCAGTACGACAACGGCGTGCAGGCGGTCAACGACTTCGCCACCGGCAAGGTCGGCATGATCCTCAGCCAGAACAACGCGGACGCCTCGATCGTGTCGAACGGCATGAAGAGCGACCAGTACGGCGTCGTGCCGTTCCCGGCTCCCGCGGGCGCCAAGCAGATCGCGACGTTCCCGGCCGGAATCAACCTGTCGATCTTCAAGAACACGAAGAACAAGGATGCGGCGCTCAAGTTCGTCAAGTACATGACGAGCGAGTCCACCCAGTCCAAGCTGGCGAAGCCGTACGCGACGCTTCCGGTGCTGGACGGCGTCAAGCCGACCTTCACGGACAACGCCGAGGAGGCCGCGACCTTCCAGAAGATCTACAACGACATGTCCAAGCCGCTCCCGCTGGTCCCCGCTGAGGACCAGTTCGAGAACACGGTCGGCAAGGCGATGAACGACATGTTCGCGAAGATCGCCACCGGCAGCACGGTGTCCGCCTCGGACATCAAGTCCGCGATGCAGAACGCGCAGGACCAGGTCAAGCAGTCCATGGGCGGCTGA
- a CDS encoding LacI family DNA-binding transcriptional regulator, producing MSNGAGRVTIAGLADRLGLSKASVSYALNGLPGVSDETRERVLALAEQLGWHPSSSARALSRARSDTIGIVLRRDPGLLGAEPYYMSLLAGVESELSETGQSLLLRMVGADTGQEVAAYRRWSAEARVDGVMLFDLTFDDPRPALLDELGLAYVLHGNRETLAPGKVLLYDARSDAGLLVEHLASLGHRRALHIAGPAEFEHEQDRRDAVDAWGRENGMEFSFATSDYSMEAGERIAAELVRDDPSITAVLTSNDLLALGAQTALTHGGRDDVAIVGWDDSLLCRLGTRPITALDRYPEEQGRRSTRLLLDQLAGRTAFDRRARASRLVPRATSIPARSEARTASR from the coding sequence GTGAGCAACGGAGCGGGGCGCGTGACCATCGCGGGGCTGGCCGACCGGCTGGGTCTCTCGAAGGCGTCGGTGTCGTACGCGCTCAACGGGCTGCCCGGTGTGAGCGACGAGACCCGGGAGCGGGTGCTGGCGCTCGCCGAGCAGCTGGGATGGCACCCCAGCTCGTCCGCGCGTGCCCTGTCGCGGGCGCGGTCGGACACGATCGGCATCGTGCTGCGTCGCGACCCGGGACTGCTCGGCGCGGAGCCGTACTACATGAGCCTGCTCGCCGGCGTCGAGAGCGAGCTCTCCGAGACCGGGCAGTCGCTGCTGCTGCGGATGGTCGGCGCCGACACCGGCCAGGAGGTCGCCGCGTACCGGCGCTGGAGCGCCGAGGCGCGGGTGGACGGCGTGATGCTGTTCGACCTGACGTTCGACGACCCGCGCCCGGCGCTGCTCGACGAGCTCGGGCTGGCGTACGTGCTGCACGGCAACCGCGAGACGCTGGCGCCGGGCAAGGTGCTGCTGTACGACGCGCGGTCCGACGCCGGGCTGCTGGTCGAGCACCTGGCGTCGCTCGGCCACCGGCGGGCGCTGCACATCGCGGGTCCGGCCGAGTTCGAGCACGAGCAGGACCGGCGGGATGCGGTGGATGCGTGGGGCCGCGAGAACGGGATGGAGTTCTCGTTCGCCACCTCGGACTACTCGATGGAGGCGGGGGAGCGGATCGCTGCGGAACTCGTGCGCGACGACCCGTCGATCACCGCGGTGCTCACCTCGAACGACCTGCTGGCGCTGGGCGCCCAGACCGCGCTGACGCACGGCGGACGCGACGACGTCGCGATCGTCGGCTGGGACGATTCGCTGCTGTGCCGCCTGGGGACGCGCCCGATCACGGCCCTCGACCGCTACCCGGAGGAGCAGGGCCGACGCTCGACCCGGCTCCTGCTCGACCAGCTCGCCGGCCGGACCGCGTTCGACCGCCGCGCCCGGGCGAGCCGCCTGGTGCCCCGCGCGACGAGCATCCCCGCCCGCTCCGAGGCGCGCACCGCGTCCCGCTGA
- a CDS encoding FAD-dependent oxidoreductase: protein MSPSRTSTVFERTRPDDAVVRHALAPSRQAVFWTEDAPGDRYPRLHGDVSCDLAVVGGGYTGLWTALLAKREDPSARVVLLEGRRVGWAASGRNGGFCEASLTHGDDNGRSRWPGEFDELQRLGMRNLDEIEAIVAELGLDAEFERNGALDVATEEYQIEGLRESEGPDATLLDRDAVRALVHSPTYRAGLLRRRDSALIHPAKLARALARACVEAGVEIFEHSPVESIGDGTVLETPAGTLRSRRTALATNVFPSLLRRNRLATVPVYDYVLMTEPLTPAQRASIGWEGRQGIGDSANQFHYYRLTADDRILFGGYDAVYHYGGRVRQEYEERPETYRRLAAHFFTTFPQLKGLTFTHRWAGAIDTCSRFCAFFGSARQGRVAYAAGYTGLGVAATHFGAKVMLDLLAGRTTERTSLEMVRTRPVPFPPEPAASAGIALTRWSLDQADHRAGHRNAFLRALDAVGMGFDS, encoded by the coding sequence GTGAGCCCATCCCGGACCAGCACGGTGTTCGAGCGGACGCGACCCGACGACGCGGTGGTGCGCCACGCGCTCGCGCCCAGTCGCCAGGCGGTGTTCTGGACCGAGGACGCCCCCGGCGACCGCTACCCGCGACTGCACGGCGACGTGAGCTGCGACCTCGCCGTCGTCGGCGGCGGCTACACGGGACTGTGGACGGCGCTCCTCGCCAAGCGCGAGGACCCCTCCGCGCGCGTCGTGCTGCTCGAGGGCCGGCGGGTCGGATGGGCGGCCTCCGGACGCAACGGCGGCTTCTGCGAGGCCAGCCTCACCCACGGCGACGACAACGGCCGTTCCCGCTGGCCCGGCGAGTTCGACGAGCTGCAGCGGCTCGGGATGCGGAACCTCGACGAGATCGAGGCGATCGTCGCCGAACTGGGCCTGGATGCGGAGTTCGAGCGCAACGGCGCCCTCGACGTCGCCACGGAGGAGTACCAGATCGAGGGGCTCCGCGAGTCGGAGGGACCGGACGCCACGCTGCTCGACCGGGACGCCGTGCGGGCGCTCGTCCACTCGCCCACCTACCGGGCGGGTCTGCTGCGACGGCGGGACTCCGCGCTCATCCACCCGGCGAAGCTCGCCCGTGCGCTGGCTCGCGCGTGCGTCGAGGCGGGCGTCGAGATCTTCGAGCACTCGCCGGTGGAGAGCATCGGCGACGGGACGGTGCTGGAGACGCCTGCGGGGACGCTGCGCTCGCGGCGGACGGCGCTCGCCACCAACGTGTTCCCCAGCCTGCTGCGCCGGAATCGTCTCGCGACCGTGCCGGTGTACGACTACGTGCTGATGACCGAGCCGCTCACCCCCGCGCAGCGCGCCTCGATCGGCTGGGAGGGACGGCAGGGCATCGGCGACTCGGCGAACCAGTTCCACTACTACCGACTGACCGCGGACGACCGCATCCTCTTCGGAGGCTACGACGCGGTGTACCACTACGGCGGACGCGTTCGGCAGGAGTACGAGGAGCGGCCGGAGACGTACCGGCGGCTGGCCGCGCACTTCTTCACCACCTTCCCCCAGCTCAAAGGACTCACGTTCACGCACCGCTGGGCCGGCGCCATCGACACCTGCAGCCGCTTCTGCGCCTTCTTCGGCTCGGCGCGCCAGGGACGCGTCGCCTACGCCGCCGGCTACACCGGCCTCGGCGTGGCGGCGACGCACTTCGGCGCGAAGGTCATGCTCGACCTCCTGGCCGGCCGCACCACCGAGCGCACGTCACTCGAAATGGTGCGGACGCGCCCCGTCCCCTTCCCGCCCGAGCCGGCGGCCTCCGCCGGGATCGCGCTCACCCGCTGGTCGCTCGACCAGGCGGACCACCGGGCGGGGCACCGCAACGCGTTCCTCCGCGCGCTCGACGCGGTGGGGATGGGATTCGACTCCTGA
- a CDS encoding CoA-acylating methylmalonate-semialdehyde dehydrogenase, which produces MALIRHFIAGAEHPADPTARPDRTGPVFDPATGEQQHEVALADAAETARAIAAAKAAFPAWRATSLTKRADVMFRLRHLLTERRDELAAIVTSEHGKVLSDAAGEIGRGLENVEFASGLIDKLKGEYSEQVSTGIDVHSVKQPVGVVGCITPFNFPVMVPLWMVASAIACGNTVVLKPSEKDPSASVFLAKLFREAGLPDGVLNVVHGDKEAVDTILDSPDVSAVSFVGSTPIARSIYTRASAAGKRVQALGGAKNHMVVLEDADIDAAADAAVSAAYGSAGERCMAVSVVVAVGDVGDRLVPAIHSRLDALRIGPGTDAASEMGPLITREHRDKVASYVSGAAAEGATVVADGTQREFDGDGFFVGVSLLDNVRPGMKAYDDEIFGPVLSVVRVGSYEEAVELINANPYGNGVALFTRDGGAARRFEFEVEVGMVGINVPIPVPVGAYSFGGWKNSLFGDSHIYGPESFHFYTRSKVVTTRWPDPVHSRIELSFPGNS; this is translated from the coding sequence GTGGCCCTGATCCGCCACTTCATCGCCGGCGCGGAGCACCCCGCCGACCCGACCGCGCGGCCGGACCGCACCGGTCCCGTGTTCGACCCCGCGACGGGCGAGCAGCAGCACGAGGTCGCCCTCGCCGACGCAGCGGAGACGGCCCGCGCGATCGCCGCCGCCAAGGCCGCCTTCCCGGCCTGGCGCGCCACCAGCCTGACCAAGCGCGCCGACGTGATGTTCCGCCTTCGTCACCTGCTCACGGAGCGGCGCGACGAGCTCGCCGCGATCGTCACCTCCGAGCACGGCAAGGTGCTGTCGGATGCGGCCGGCGAGATCGGCCGCGGGCTCGAGAACGTCGAGTTCGCTTCCGGCCTCATCGACAAGCTCAAGGGCGAGTACAGCGAGCAGGTGTCCACCGGCATCGACGTGCACAGCGTGAAGCAGCCGGTCGGCGTTGTCGGCTGCATCACGCCGTTCAACTTCCCGGTCATGGTGCCGCTGTGGATGGTCGCCAGCGCGATCGCCTGCGGCAACACCGTCGTGCTCAAGCCGAGCGAGAAGGACCCGAGCGCCTCCGTCTTCCTGGCGAAGCTGTTCCGCGAGGCGGGCCTGCCCGACGGCGTGCTGAACGTCGTCCACGGCGACAAGGAGGCGGTGGACACCATCCTCGACTCCCCCGACGTGTCGGCCGTCAGCTTCGTCGGTTCCACCCCGATCGCCCGCTCGATCTACACGCGGGCCTCGGCCGCCGGCAAGCGGGTGCAGGCCCTCGGCGGCGCGAAGAACCACATGGTGGTGCTCGAGGATGCGGACATCGACGCGGCCGCGGACGCCGCGGTCTCCGCCGCGTACGGATCGGCCGGCGAGCGCTGCATGGCCGTGAGCGTGGTGGTCGCGGTCGGCGACGTGGGCGACCGGCTGGTGCCGGCCATCCACTCGCGCCTGGATGCGCTGCGGATCGGCCCGGGCACCGACGCGGCCAGCGAGATGGGCCCGCTCATCACCCGCGAGCACCGCGACAAGGTGGCCTCCTACGTCAGCGGCGCGGCCGCCGAGGGCGCCACGGTCGTCGCCGACGGCACGCAACGCGAGTTCGACGGAGACGGCTTCTTCGTCGGCGTCAGCCTGCTCGACAACGTCCGGCCGGGCATGAAGGCGTACGACGACGAGATCTTCGGGCCGGTGCTGAGCGTGGTCCGCGTCGGCTCCTACGAGGAGGCGGTGGAGCTGATCAACGCCAATCCGTACGGAAACGGCGTGGCGCTGTTCACCCGCGATGGAGGCGCGGCACGGCGCTTCGAGTTCGAGGTCGAGGTCGGGATGGTCGGCATCAACGTGCCCATCCCGGTGCCCGTGGGCGCGTACTCGTTCGGCGGCTGGAAGAACTCGCTGTTCGGCGACTCGCACATCTACGGCCCCGAGTCGTTCCACTTCTACACGCGGAGCAAAGTGGTCACCACGCGGTGGCCGGACCCGGTGCACTCGCGCATCGAGCTCTCCTTCCCCGGCAACTCCTGA
- a CDS encoding aspartate aminotransferase family protein produces the protein MTDTIHTAATTRTGYLDRHGVEHPFGDEAAERQVRSDDRTHVFHSWSAQAKIDPLPIAAGEGSTFWDYEGNAYLDFSSQLVNLNLGHQHPDLVAAIQQQAGRLTTVQPSMANDVRGELARRIAEVAPGTLNKVFFTNGGADANEYAVRLARRVTGRRKVLSMYRSYHGGTATAISLTGDPRRWANEPSDPSVAHFFGPYPYRSAFHATTAEEETQRALEHLESVIVLEGAATVAAVILETIVGTNGVLVPPPGYLAGVRELCDRYGIVYIADEVMVGFGRVGEWFAVDAFDVVPDLITFAKGVNSGYVPLGGVVISDAIASYFDDVAFQGGLTYSGHPLACAAGVATFDVFERDGILQRVRDLGSRVVEPEIRSWLDRHPSLGEVRGRGLFWALELVRDRETREPLVPFNAAGPDAAPMAEVAAACKAAGVWPFTHFNRVHIAPPLVIEEDELRRGLAAIDAALDVADRYSTR, from the coding sequence ATGACCGACACCATCCACACCGCCGCGACCACGCGCACCGGCTACCTCGACCGGCACGGCGTCGAGCACCCGTTCGGCGACGAGGCGGCTGAGCGCCAGGTGCGCAGCGACGACCGCACGCACGTCTTCCACTCCTGGAGCGCGCAGGCGAAGATCGACCCGCTGCCGATCGCCGCAGGTGAGGGCTCGACCTTCTGGGACTACGAGGGCAACGCGTACCTCGACTTCAGCTCCCAGCTGGTCAACCTGAACCTCGGCCACCAGCATCCCGATCTCGTCGCCGCCATCCAGCAGCAGGCCGGCCGCCTGACGACGGTGCAGCCGTCGATGGCGAACGACGTGCGCGGGGAGCTCGCCCGCCGCATCGCGGAGGTCGCGCCGGGGACGCTGAACAAGGTCTTCTTCACGAACGGCGGAGCGGACGCGAACGAGTACGCGGTGCGCCTCGCCCGCCGGGTGACCGGCCGCCGCAAGGTGCTCTCGATGTACCGCTCGTATCACGGCGGCACGGCGACGGCGATCTCGCTGACCGGCGACCCGCGCCGCTGGGCGAACGAGCCGTCCGACCCGTCGGTGGCGCACTTCTTCGGGCCGTACCCGTACCGGTCGGCGTTCCACGCGACCACCGCTGAGGAGGAGACGCAGCGCGCACTCGAGCACCTCGAGAGCGTCATCGTCCTCGAGGGCGCGGCCACCGTGGCGGCGGTCATCCTCGAGACGATCGTGGGGACGAACGGCGTGCTCGTGCCGCCGCCCGGTTACCTGGCGGGCGTGCGCGAGCTGTGCGACCGGTACGGGATCGTCTACATCGCCGACGAGGTGATGGTCGGTTTCGGCCGGGTCGGCGAGTGGTTCGCGGTGGATGCGTTCGACGTCGTCCCAGACCTCATCACCTTCGCGAAGGGCGTCAACTCCGGATACGTGCCGCTGGGCGGCGTCGTGATCTCCGACGCGATCGCCTCCTACTTCGACGACGTCGCCTTCCAGGGCGGCTTGACGTACTCGGGCCACCCGCTCGCCTGCGCCGCCGGGGTGGCGACCTTCGACGTGTTCGAGCGCGACGGCATCCTGCAGCGGGTCCGCGACCTGGGGAGCCGCGTGGTCGAGCCGGAGATCCGCTCGTGGCTCGACCGGCATCCCTCGCTCGGCGAGGTGCGCGGGCGCGGGCTGTTCTGGGCGCTGGAGCTGGTGCGCGACCGCGAGACCCGCGAGCCGCTGGTGCCGTTCAACGCGGCGGGTCCGGATGCGGCGCCGATGGCGGAGGTCGCGGCGGCCTGCAAGGCGGCCGGCGTCTGGCCGTTCACGCACTTCAACCGCGTGCACATCGCACCGCCGCTGGTCATCGAGGAGGACGAGCTGCGGCGCGGACTCGCCGCGATCGACGCCGCCCTGGATGTGGCGGACCGGTACTCCACACGCTGA
- a CDS encoding NYN domain-containing protein, with protein sequence MSEPGDGRVAVYIDFDNIVISRYDQVHGRGSYMRDRPKSSSTQPKASFADKLAEARVDLGAVIDFSSSFGTLVLTRAYADWSSAVNAEYRGQLVGRAVDLVQLFPAAAYAKNGADIRLAVDAVEDLFRLPELTHVVIVAGDSDYIPLAQRVKRLGRYVIGIGVAGSTAKSLAAACDEFVSYDDLPGIARDEAADAEEAELEAEEAEAAVAEAEAGSGAAAAAASSGSAVVAEDSPAEADGDTEAAAADGAAPEADAAPAKRPTRRGGRKRAPAAEGGADATEEQQEDPQHVATRLLARAMQLGHEKDDSPWLHSSTVKGQMKRMDPSFSEKALGYRSFSDFIKSRSDLVELDDSSTAQMLRLAPTRPRRARHSGRAADRVSAS encoded by the coding sequence ATGAGTGAACCCGGAGACGGCCGTGTCGCGGTCTACATCGACTTCGACAACATCGTCATCTCGCGCTACGACCAGGTGCACGGGCGCGGCAGCTACATGCGCGACCGCCCGAAGTCGAGCTCGACCCAGCCCAAAGCATCCTTCGCCGACAAGCTGGCCGAGGCCCGCGTCGACCTGGGCGCGGTGATCGACTTCTCGTCGTCGTTCGGCACGCTCGTGCTCACCCGCGCCTACGCGGACTGGTCGTCGGCCGTGAACGCGGAGTACCGCGGGCAGCTGGTCGGCCGGGCGGTCGACCTGGTGCAGCTCTTCCCCGCGGCGGCGTACGCCAAGAACGGAGCCGACATCCGGCTCGCAGTCGACGCCGTTGAAGACCTGTTCCGCCTGCCGGAGCTCACGCACGTCGTGATCGTGGCCGGCGATTCGGACTACATCCCGCTGGCCCAGCGGGTGAAGCGGCTCGGCCGCTACGTGATCGGGATCGGCGTGGCCGGGTCGACCGCCAAGTCTCTCGCCGCCGCGTGCGACGAGTTCGTCAGCTACGACGACCTGCCCGGCATCGCCCGGGACGAGGCGGCGGACGCCGAGGAGGCCGAGCTGGAGGCGGAGGAGGCGGAGGCTGCTGTCGCCGAGGCTGAGGCCGGGTCGGGCGCGGCTGCGGCTGCGGCCTCGAGCGGTTCTGCCGTCGTGGCGGAGGACTCGCCGGCGGAGGCCGACGGCGACACGGAGGCGGCCGCCGCCGACGGCGCCGCTCCCGAGGCGGACGCTGCGCCCGCGAAGCGCCCGACCCGCCGCGGCGGTCGTAAACGCGCCCCGGCCGCAGAGGGCGGCGCGGATGCGACGGAGGAGCAGCAGGAGGACCCGCAGCACGTGGCGACCCGCCTGCTCGCCCGGGCGATGCAGCTCGGCCACGAGAAGGACGACTCGCCGTGGCTGCACAGCTCGACGGTGAAGGGCCAGATGAAGCGGATGGATCCGTCCTTCAGCGAGAAGGCGCTCGGCTACCGCTCGTTCAGTGACTTCATCAAGTCGCGCAGCGACCTCGTCGAGCTGGACGACAGCTCCACCGCCCAGATGCTGCGGCTCGCGCCGACCCGCCCGCGCCGCGCCCGGCACAGCGGGCGCGCGGCCGACCGGGTGTCCGCGTCCTGA
- a CDS encoding NADP-dependent oxidoreductase, whose protein sequence is MASERTARQWTATQWGGPETWEFAEVPVPDPGPGEVTIRVTAAGVNPADYKHVSQPRPGLDLPVPIGYEVAGVVSALGPDTELASGGGSVGDPVVAFRIQGGYATEVTVPAKDVFAKPPRLADEEAANLLLVGTTASQMLHVTDVRAGETILVHGASGAVGVSILQQAAEIGARVIGTASEASFARVRRFGGLPVAYGAGLAERVTEAAQGPIAAALDTVGTEEAIDVSLELVPDRIRIVTIVAAQRAEKEGFHAVFGAQPESQAYRDSVRAHLLELAGSGRLQVPVARTYPLAEAPDALAFLKQGHPGGKLALLP, encoded by the coding sequence ATGGCAAGCGAGCGGACAGCGCGACAGTGGACAGCAACGCAGTGGGGCGGACCGGAGACCTGGGAGTTCGCGGAGGTGCCGGTGCCCGATCCTGGGCCCGGCGAGGTGACCATCCGGGTGACGGCCGCGGGCGTCAATCCCGCTGACTACAAGCACGTGTCCCAGCCGCGGCCGGGACTCGACCTGCCGGTGCCGATCGGCTACGAGGTCGCCGGCGTGGTGTCGGCCCTCGGTCCGGACACCGAGCTCGCCTCCGGCGGCGGCTCGGTCGGCGACCCGGTGGTGGCGTTCCGCATCCAGGGCGGGTACGCCACCGAGGTGACCGTCCCCGCGAAGGACGTCTTCGCCAAGCCGCCGCGCCTGGCCGACGAGGAGGCCGCGAACCTCCTCCTCGTGGGCACCACCGCCTCCCAGATGCTGCACGTGACGGATGTGCGTGCGGGCGAGACCATCCTCGTGCACGGCGCGTCCGGCGCGGTCGGGGTGAGCATCCTGCAGCAGGCCGCCGAGATCGGCGCACGGGTGATCGGCACCGCGAGCGAGGCCAGCTTCGCGCGGGTGCGCCGCTTCGGCGGGCTCCCGGTCGCCTACGGCGCGGGCCTCGCCGAGCGGGTGACCGAGGCCGCGCAAGGTCCGATCGCCGCGGCGCTCGACACCGTCGGAACCGAGGAGGCGATCGACGTGTCCCTCGAGCTCGTCCCCGACCGCATCCGCATCGTGACGATCGTCGCCGCGCAGCGGGCCGAGAAGGAGGGCTTCCACGCCGTGTTCGGCGCGCAGCCCGAGAGCCAGGCCTACCGCGACTCCGTCCGCGCCCACCTGCTGGAGCTCGCGGGCAGCGGCCGCCTGCAGGTCCCGGTCGCGCGCACCTACCCCCTCGCCGAGGCCCCCGACGCGCTGGCGTTCCTGAAGCAGGGCCACCCCGGCGGCAAGCTCGCGCTGCTCCCCTAG